A window from Dehalococcoidia bacterium encodes these proteins:
- a CDS encoding flavin reductase family protein, with the protein MKKSVEGTGGFHHHYPRLAVVVTCHAQGKDNAMTVAWHSSVSQKPPLIGISIAPKRYTYELILEAGEFGVNFLPLEMGELIAAVGGVTGKDVDKFARFNIAREQPLKTSVPILADAYAAYECRLVEHRTYGDHEWFVGEVVATHVTEGAFTPAGILDLGHVNPALFLGAETYATTSKESLRHLERARYGKGLE; encoded by the coding sequence ATGAAAAAGAGCGTTGAAGGCACGGGCGGGTTTCACCATCACTATCCCCGGCTGGCAGTGGTGGTCACTTGCCATGCGCAGGGGAAGGATAATGCCATGACCGTGGCCTGGCACAGCTCCGTTTCCCAGAAGCCGCCGCTTATAGGGATTTCCATCGCGCCCAAGCGATATACCTATGAACTGATACTGGAGGCCGGGGAATTCGGGGTCAACTTTCTGCCACTTGAGATGGGAGAGCTTATCGCCGCAGTCGGGGGCGTTACGGGGAAGGACGTAGATAAATTTGCCAGGTTCAATATTGCCAGAGAGCAACCGCTGAAGACCAGTGTGCCGATTTTGGCCGATGCCTATGCGGCTTACGAGTGCCGGTTGGTGGAGCATCGGACATACGGCGACCACGAATGGTTCGTGGGAGAAGTGGTCGCCACCCACGTCACCGAAGGGGCATTCACCCCGGCGGGAATTCTCGATCTGGGCCATGTGAATCCAGCCCTCTTTCTGGGGGCGGAAACGTATGCCACAACTTCCAAAGAGAGCCTTCGGCATCTGGAGCGAGCTCGTTATGGGAAGGGCTTGGAATAG